A single Lolium perenne isolate Kyuss_39 chromosome 6, Kyuss_2.0, whole genome shotgun sequence DNA region contains:
- the LOC127307043 gene encoding pentatricopeptide repeat-containing protein At5g15300-like has translation MASGIVAQPTSWLAAAAANAAAGPGILRRAHAALLTSGHLSSRTSVNSLLRASSIPTACTLLLRFLLLHRLPPDHLSLSFSLHSCTRSPSLPIATLLHSLAVRLGHDRDVYIVNAAVSAYFRAAHVASAERLFSDSKNIADVVTWTTMVTGHANAGDVERARWFFDAMPEKNVVSWNAMLGAYAGAGKLSRARKLFDAMPARNAASWSSMVTGLVQADHCEEALRVFGEMVGKDVMPNESALVSAVTACGRLRSVEHGAWVHAYAERELRGKAMSVILATAIVDMYGKCGSIHNAVRVFTAMPVKNIYSWNSMITGLAMNGCERQALSLFWKMQMAGVRPNDITFIGLLGACSHSGLVDEGRWLFNRMVNGFGIEPVQEHYGLMVDLLGRAGYVREALDFVCSMPVEPHPALWGALAGACKTHGEVELGEEIAKKLIQLEPRHGSRYILLSNIYGASNRWDDMATVRSVLKERKVPKGTGNAVVGIQ, from the coding sequence ATGGCGAGCGGCATCGTTGCCCAGCCCACTTCCTGGCTTGCCGCCGCAGCGGCCAATGCCGCCGCCGGACCGGGCATCCTCCGCCGCGCGCACGCCGCCCTCCTCACCTCTGGACACCTCTCCTCCCGCACCTCCGTCAACTCTCTCCTCCGCGCCTCTTCCATCCCCACCGCCTGCACCCTTCTCctccgcttcctcctcctccaccgcctcccgcccgaccacctctccctctccttcTCCCTCCACTCCTGCACCCGCTCCCCCAGCCTCCCCATCGCCACCCTCCTCCACTCGCTCGCCGTCAGGCTCGGCCACGACCGCGACGTCTACATCGTCAACGCCGCCGTCTCCGCCTACTTCCGGGCCGCCCACGTCGCCTCCGCGGAGCGCCTCTTCTCCGATTCAAAGAATATCGCCGACGTCGTCACCTGGACCACCATGGTCACCGGCCACGCCAACGCCGGTGACGTGGAGCGCGCGCGGTGGTTCTTCGACGCCATGCCCGAGAAGAACGTGGTCTCCTGGAACGCCATGCTGGGCGCGTACGCTGGCGCCGGGAAGCTCTCCAGGGCGCGCAAGCTGTTCGACGCAATGCCCGCCCGGAACGCCGCCTCGTGGAGCTCCATGGTCACCGGGCTCGTGCAGGCCGACCACTGCGAGGAGGCCCTGAGGGTGTTCGGCGAAATGGTTGGGAAGGACGTCATGCCGAACGAGTCCGCGCTAGTGAGCGCCGTCACGGCGTGCGGGCGGCTGCGGTCCGTGGAGCACGGCGCCTGGGTGCATGCGTACGCCGAGCGGGAGCTGCGCGGGAAGGCGATGAGCGTCATCCTCGCGACGGCGATCGTTGACATGTACGGTAAATGCGGGAGTATCCACAACGCCGTCAGGGTGTTCACCGCAATGCCAGTGAAGAACATATATTCCTGGAACTCGATGATCACCGGGCTCGCCATGAACGGCTGTGAGAGGCAGGCCCTGTCGCTCTTCTGGAAGATGCAGATGGCTGGTGTTCGGCCGAACGACATAACCTTCATCGGGCTGCTGGGCGCCTGTAGCCACTCGGGTCTCGTCGACGAGGGCCGCTGGCTGTTCAATAGGATGGTCAATGGCTTTGGAATCGAGCCGGTCCAGGAGCACTATGGCCTGATGGTCGATTTGCTCGGGCGTGCGGGTTATGTTAGGGAGGCGCTGGATTTTGTATGCAGCATGCCAGTCGAGCCGCACCCGGCCTTGTGGGGCGCGCTTGCTGGCGCCTGCAAGACCCATGGCGAGGTGGAGCTTGGCGAGGAGATTGCCAAGAAGCTCATTCAGCTGGAGCCTCGTCATGGCAGCCGGTACATCCTCCTGTCAAATATATACGGAGCATCAAACAGATGGGATGACATGGCCACTGTGCGCAGTGTCCTCAAGGAGCGCAAGGTCCCCAAGGGTACTGGCAATGCCGTGGTTGGAATTCAATGA